In a single window of the Panthera leo isolate Ple1 chromosome A1, P.leo_Ple1_pat1.1, whole genome shotgun sequence genome:
- the LOC122198917 gene encoding basic proline-rich protein-like, producing the protein PLLPPPPPPSLPPPPPPPSPPPLPPSPPHPPPLPPPPPPPPPPRPPPSLPPPPPSLPPAPPPPPPPPLPPSPPLPPPSSPPPPPPPLPPPPSPSSPPPPPPPPPPPSPPPPRPPPPPLPPLPPSPPPPPPPPPPPPPPPPSPPPPLPPPPRPPPPPPLPPPPPLLPPPPPPPLPPPSPPPPPPPLPPPPPPSPPLLPPPRSPPPPPPPSPPPAPPPPPPPPPLPPFPPSPPLPPPPLPPPPPPPLPPPSPPPPPLAPPPPPSPPPPPPPPSPLPPPFPSPLPPPPPLPLPPPPPPPPPRPPPPFPSPVSPPPPPSPSPPPPPPPPSPPPSPPPPPPPPLPPPPPPPPPPSPPPPPPLPLPPPPPPPPPPPPPPPPPAPPPPPPPPPPPSPPPPPPPPPPPPPPPPPPPPPPPPPPPPPPPPPSLPPPLPPPPPPPPPPPPPPFPPPPPPPPPPPPLPPPRPPPPPPPPPPPPPPPPPSPPPPPPPPPPLPPPPPAPPLPPPPPPPPPPPPPPPPPPSPPPPPPSPPSPPPFPPPPPPPPPPPPPPPPPPPPPLPPPPL; encoded by the exons cccctccttcccccccctccccccccctccctcccccccccccccccccccccttcccccccccccctccccccctcccccccccaccccccgcccctcccccccccccctcccccccctccccctccccgaccccccccctccctcccccccccccccccctccctcccccccgcccccccccccccccccccccctcccctccctccctccccccccctccccccgccctcctcccccccccctccccccccccccctcccccctcccccctccccctcctccccccccccccccccccccccccccccccccccgtccccccctcctccccgccctccccccccccccctcccccccctccctccctccccccccccgcccccccctcccccccc ccccccccccccccctcccccctcccccccccctcccctccccccccccccccgcccccccccccctccccctctccccccccctccccccctcctcccccctcccccccccccccccctcccccctccctccccccctcccccccctccccccctccccccccccccccctccctccccccccctcctccccccccctcgctccccccccccccccccccctccctccccccctcccgcccctcccccccccccccctcccccccccctcccccccttccccccctccccccccctccccccccccccccttcccccccccccccccccccccctcccccccccctcccccccccccccccccctcgccccccccccccccccctcccctcccccccccccccccccgccctccccccttcccccccccttcccttcccccctcccccctcccccccccctccccctcccccctccccccccccctccccccccccgccccccccctcccttcccctcccccgtctccccccccccccccccctcgccctcccccccccccccccccccccccccctccccccccccctccccccccccccccccccctccccccctcccccccccccccccccctcccccccccccctccccccccccccccccccccctccccctccccccccccccccccccccccccccccccccccccccccccccctccccccgctccccccccccctccccccccccccccccccccctccccccccccccccccccccccccccccccccccccccccccctcccccccccccccccccccccccccccccccccccccccccccccccccctcccccctccctccctccccccctcccccccccccctccccctccccccccccccccccccccccccttccccccccccccccccccccctccccctcccccccccctcccccccccccgcccccccccccccccccccccccccccccctcctcccccccccccccccccctcccccccccccccccccccccctcccccccccctccccccccccccccccgccccccccctccccccccccccccccccccccccccccccccccccccctccccccccccccccctcccccccccctccccccccctcccccccctcccccccccccttccccccccctccccctcccccccccccccccccccctccccccccccctcccccccccccccccctccccccccctcccctc
- the LOC122202167 gene encoding LOW QUALITY PROTEIN: basic proline-rich protein-like (The sequence of the model RefSeq protein was modified relative to this genomic sequence to represent the inferred CDS: inserted 1 base in 1 codon; deleted 2 bases in 1 codon) — protein PPPLLSPPPPPPPPPSSLPLSPPPPPPXPPPPLPPLPPPPPPPPPPLLSPPPPPLSPPSSLPPLPPPSLSPPPPPPPPPSPPPPPPPPPPPPPSPPPPPPPSPPPPPSPPPPPPSPPPPPSPPPPPPPLPPPPPPPPPPSPPLPPPSPPSPPPPPPPPPPPPPPPPPPLPPSPPPPPPPPPPPPPPPPPPLPLPPPPPPSSPPPPPPLPSPPPPPPPSPPPPPPPPPPPPPPLLPPLSPPPPPPPPPPPLALSPSPPPSPPPPLPPLPPPPPSSPPPPPSPPPPPSPPLPPPPPPPLSPPPPLSPPPPPPPPPPSPPPAPPPPPPPPPPPPPPPPPPPPRPPPLPPPPPLLSSPPPPLPPPLSPPPPPPPPPPLPPPPPPPPPLPPPSPLLPSPPPPLSPPPPSLPLPPPPSPPPPPPPPPPPPLLPLLPLSPPPPPLPPPPPPPPPPPPPPPPLPPPPTPPPPPPPPPPPPPLSSPPPPPPPFILPPPSPPPSLPPPPPLLPSPPPLPLSLSAPPRSPPPPPPPPLPLLPPSPLPPPSPPPPPPAPHSPSPPPPPPLRPPPPRPSSPPPSPLSPPPLLPS, from the exons cccccccccctcctctccccccctcctcctccccccccccccccctcctccctccccctctcgccccctcccccccctc ccccccccccccccctcccccccctcccccccccccctccccccccccctcctccccttctctcccccccccctccccctctctcccccccctcctctctccctcccctcccccccccctctctctccccccccccccccccccccccccccccctcccccccccccccccccccccccccccctcccccccccccctccccccccccccccccccccccctcccctcctccccccccctcccccccccccccccccccctcccctcccccccccccctctcccccccccccccccccccctctccccccccctccccccccccccccccccccctctccccccctcccccccccctcccccccctctccccccccccccccccccccccccccccctccccccccccccccccccccccccctccccccttccccccctccccctcccccccccccccccccccctcccccccccccccccccccccctccccctccctccccccccccccccctcctctccccccccccccccccccctcccctccccccccccccccccccccccctccccccccccccccccccccccccccccccccccccctccccccctcctcccccccctctcccctcccccccccccccctcctccccccccccccctcgccctctccccctcccctcccccctccccccccccccctctcccccccctcccccccccccccccctcctccccccctccccccccctctccccct ccccccccctcgcctcccctccccccccctccccctccccccctctctccccctcctcccctctctccccccccccccccccccccgccccccccctcccccccccccgcccccccgccccccccccccccccctccccccccccctcccccccccccccccccccctccccgccctccccccctccccccccccccccctctcctctcctccccccctccgcccctccccccccccctctccccccctccccctccccctccccctccccccctccccccccccccccctccccccccccctctcccccccccctctcctctcctcccctccccccctccccccctctcccccccccctccttccctcccgctccccccccccccctccccgccccctccccccccccccccccctcccccccccctcctccccctcctcccgctctcccccccccccccccctctccccccccctcccccccccc ctccccctcctccccccccccccccccccctccccccgccccccacccctccgcctc cccccccccccccccccccgcccccccccctctcctccccccccccgcccccgccccctttcatcctcccccccccctctccccctccctccctccccccccccccgcctctcctcccctccccgccccccctccctctctccctctccgccccccctcgctcccccccccccccccctcccccccccctccccctcctccccccctccccgctccctcccccctctccccccccccccccccccgccccccactcgccctctcctccccctccccctccccttcgcccccccccccctcgcccctcctctccccccccctcccctctctcccctccgcctctcctcccctcc
- the LOC122202275 gene encoding basic proline-rich protein-like codes for PPPPPPPPPPPPPPPPPPPPSPPPPPPPPLPSPSPPPPPPPPPPPPPPPPTPPPPPPPPSPPPPPPPPPPPPPPPPPPPPPPPPPPPPPPPPPPPPPPPPPPPPPPPPPPPPPPPPHPLPPPPLPPPPLPPLLPPPPPFPPPPPPPPPPPPPPPPPPPPPPPPPPPPPPPPPPPPPPPPPPPPPPPPPPPPPPPPPPPPPPPPPPPPPPPPPPPPPPPPPPPPPPPPPPPPPPPPPPPPPPPPPPPPPPPPPPPPPPPPPPPPPPPPPPPPPPPPPPPPPPPPPPPPPPPPPPPPPPPPPPPLPPPPPPPPPPPPPPPPPPPPPSPPPPPPPPPPPPPPPPPPPPPPPPPPPPPPPLPPPPPPPPPPPPPSSLPPPPPPPPPPPPPPPPPPSPPPPPPPPPPLPPPSPPPPPPPPPPPPPPPPPPPPSPSPPPSPPPHPPPPPPPPLPPPPPPLPPPTPPSPPPPPPPPPPPLPPSPPPPSPPPPRSPPLPPPPPPPPPTSSPPPPPPPPPPPPPPPPPPPPPPPSS; via the coding sequence ccccccccccccccccccccccccccccctcccccccccccccccccccccccccccccctcccccccccccccccccccccctcccctcccctctccttcccctccccccccccccccccccccccctcccccccccccccccccccccacccctccccccccccccccccctccctcccccccccccccccccccccccccccccccccccccccccccccccccccccccccccccccccccccccccccccccccccccccccccccccccccccccccccccccccccccccccccccccccccccccccccccccccccccccccccccccccccccccccccaccctctcccccccccccccctcccccccccccctctcccccccctcctacccccccccccccctttccccccccccccccccccccccccccctccccccccccccccccccccccccccccccccccccccccccccccccccccccccccccccccccccccccccccccccccccccccccccccccccccccccccccccccccccccccccccccccccccccccccccccccccccccccccccccccccccccccccccccccccccccccccccccccccccccccccccccccccccccccccccccccccccccccccccccccccccccccccccccccccccccccccccccccccccccccccccccccccccccccccccccccccccccccccccccccccccccccccccccccccccccccccccccccccccccccccccccccccccccccccccccccccccccccccccccccccccccccccccccccccccccccccccccccccccccccccccccccccccccccccccccctcccccccccccccccccccccccccccccccccccccccccccccccccccccccccccccccctcccccccccctccccccccccccccccccccccccccccccccccccccccccccccccccccccccccccccccccccccccccccccccccccctcccccccccccccccccccccccccccccccccccccccttcttctctacccccccccccccccccccctccccccccccccccccccccccccccccccccctccccccccccccccccccccccccccccccccctcccccccccctccccccccccccctcccccccccccccccccccccccccctccccccccccccccccccccctccccctccccccccccctccccccccccccaccccccaccccccccccccccccccctccctcccccccccccccccctccccccccccacccccccctccccccccccccccccccctccccctcccccccccctccccccctcccccccccccccctcccctccccccccccgctccccccccctccctccccccccccctcccccccctcccacctcctccccccccccccccccccccccccccccccccccccccccccccccccccccccccccccctccccccccttcatcc
- the LOC122202264 gene encoding basic proline-rich protein-like: PPRLPPPSPPPPPPPSPPPSPSPPFPSPPPPSPLPPPLSPLPPPPPPPPPPPPPPPPPPPPPPLPPPPPPPPPPPPPPSPPSPPPPPPPSPSPPPPPPHHPPPPPPPPPLPPPPPPPPLPPPPPPPPPPPPPPPPPPPPPPAPPPSPPPPPPPPPPPPPPPPPPPPPPPPPAPPPPPSPPPPPPPPSPPPPPPPPPPSPPPPPPPPPPPPPPLPPPPPPPPPPPPPPPPPPPSPPPPPPPPPPPPPPPPPPPPPLPPLPPPPPPPPPPPPPPPPPPPPPPPPPPPPPPPPPPSPPPPPPPPPPPSPPPPPPPPPPPPPPPPPPPPPPPPPPPPPPPPPPPPPPPPPPPPPPPPPPPPPPPPPPLPPPPPPSPPPLPPPPSPPPPPPPPPPPPPPPPPPPPPPPPPPPPPPPPSPPPPPPPPPPLPPHPPCPPPPSPPPPPPPPPPPPPPPPPPPPPPPPPPPPPPPPPPPPPPPPPPPPPPPPPPPPPPPPPPPPPPRPPPPPPPSPPPPPPPPPSPPPPPLSP, from the exons cccccccgtctcccccctccctctccccctcctcccccccccccttctccccccccctctccctccccccctttcccctccccccccccaccctcccctctccccccccccctctcccccctccccccccccccgccccccccccccccccccccccccccccccccccccccccccccccccccccctctccccccccccccccccccccccccccccccccccccgcccccctcccctccctccccccccccccccccccctccctccccctccccccctcccccccccccccatcacccccctcccccccccccccccccccccctccccccgcccccccccccccccccgctcccccccccccctccccccccccccc cccccccccccccccccccccctcccccccccccccctcccgccccccccccttcccccccccctccccccccccccccccccccccccc cccccccccccccccccccccccccccccccccccccccccgcccccccccctcccccctcccccccccccccccccccccccccctcccccccccctccccccccccccccccccccctcccctcccccccccccccccccccccccccccccccccccccccctccccccccccccccccccccccccgcccccccccccccccccccccccccctcctccctcccccccccccccccccccccccccccccccccccccccccccccccccccccccccccccccccctccccccccttcccccccccccccctccccccccccctccccccccccccccccccccccccccccccccccccccccccccccctccccccccccccccccctccccccccctccccccctccccctccccccccccccccccccccctcccccccccccccccccccccccccccccccccccccccccccccccccccccccccccccccccccccccccccccccccccccccccccccctcccccccccccccccccccccccccccccccccccccccccccccccccccccccccccccccccccccccccccccccccctccccccccccccccccccctccccccccccccttcccccccccccctcccccccccccccccccccccccccccccccccccccccccccccccccccccccccctccccccccccccccccccccccccccccccccccccccctctcccccccccccccccccccccccccctcccctccccccccaccccccctgccctccccccccctcccccccccccccccccccccccccccccccccccccccccccccccccccccccccccccccccccccccccccccccccccccccccccccccccccccccccccccccccccccccccccccccccccccccccccccctcccccccccccccctcccccccccccccccccccccccccctccccgcccccccccccccccccccccctcccccccccccccccctcccccccccccctcccccccccctccccccctctccccc